The following proteins are co-located in the Dyadobacter chenwenxiniae genome:
- a CDS encoding MFS transporter — MATLTAERSDISHLFSAPVIVAALGYFVDIYDLLLFGIVRLPSLASLGLSETEISLTGASILNWQMTGLLLGGILWGVLGDKKGRLSVLFGSIITYSLANIACGFVQDPTTYKILRFIAGIGLAGELGAGITLVSEILPKHLRAIGTSLVAGIGLLGAVVAYFTVEFFDWRYAYFIGGGLGISLLLLRIGVFESGIFKDIKNQKHVQKGNFFSLFTSKDRLSRYLKCIGIGLPTWFVIGILATFSNEFGKALNIDEAVKPGLSIMWCYVGLSIGDLCSGFLSHFLKSRKKAVFYLMLFTLVWSVVYLYAGIKSVSTFYGVAALLGFGIGYWAMFVTIGAEQFGTNLRATAATTVPNMVRGTVVVMTTLFATFKDAFSVIDSGALVGVICFAIGLFCILTIPETHGRDLDFLEE, encoded by the coding sequence ATGGCTACCCTTACTGCCGAGCGATCAGACATTTCCCATCTTTTTAGTGCCCCTGTTATTGTCGCTGCCCTCGGATACTTTGTTGATATATATGACCTTCTGCTTTTTGGCATCGTTCGGCTGCCCAGTCTGGCCTCACTTGGACTCTCAGAAACCGAAATATCCCTGACCGGGGCAAGCATTTTGAACTGGCAAATGACCGGACTGCTGCTAGGCGGGATTCTTTGGGGGGTGTTGGGAGATAAAAAAGGGCGCTTATCCGTGCTTTTTGGCTCTATTATCACTTATTCCCTTGCCAACATTGCCTGCGGTTTTGTGCAGGACCCTACCACTTATAAAATATTAAGATTCATCGCAGGCATCGGACTCGCGGGCGAGCTTGGTGCAGGAATTACATTGGTTTCGGAGATTTTACCAAAACATTTACGCGCCATAGGAACGTCATTAGTGGCAGGAATTGGGCTTTTGGGTGCTGTGGTGGCCTATTTTACAGTTGAGTTTTTCGATTGGCGCTATGCTTATTTTATCGGTGGTGGCTTAGGGATTTCATTACTTTTGCTTAGGATCGGTGTTTTTGAATCAGGGATTTTCAAGGATATTAAGAATCAAAAACATGTCCAGAAAGGTAATTTCTTTTCACTTTTTACGAGTAAAGACAGACTGTCTCGTTATCTCAAATGCATCGGGATCGGGCTTCCAACGTGGTTTGTGATTGGGATCCTGGCCACTTTCAGCAATGAATTCGGCAAAGCGCTTAACATTGACGAGGCTGTAAAACCAGGCTTATCCATTATGTGGTGTTATGTTGGCTTGTCCATAGGGGACTTGTGCAGCGGGTTTCTGAGTCATTTTTTGAAATCCCGGAAGAAGGCTGTATTTTATCTAATGTTATTTACGTTGGTATGGAGCGTAGTTTATTTGTATGCCGGAATTAAATCGGTGTCAACATTTTATGGCGTGGCAGCATTGCTGGGGTTTGGAATCGGTTATTGGGCCATGTTCGTAACGATTGGGGCAGAGCAATTTGGAACAAATTTACGCGCCACGGCCGCCACAACCGTCCCCAATATGGTGCGTGGAACCGTAGTGGTTATGACTACATTATTTGCTACTTTTAAAGATGCATTTTCAGTCATCGATTCAGGTGCGCTGGTGGGAGTAATTTGCTTCGCAATTGGCCTTTTCTGTATTCTGACGATCCCCGAAACGCATGGCAGAGACCTTGATTTTTTGGAGGAATAA
- a CDS encoding FAD-dependent oxidoreductase has translation MKKYLIYLIAFFLIASAPSCSEKKNEEAKDALTADVIIYGGTSAAVTAAVQVIKSGKTVLVVSPDKHLGGLSSGGLGFTDTGNKSVIGGLAREFYHRLYQHYDKPETWKWQKKEEYGNKGQGTPAMDGADRTMWIFEPHAAEQVFEDFVKENNIKIYRDEWLDRDKGVEKKDGRIVSIKTLSGKTFSGKMFIDATYEGDLMASAGVKYHVGREANSVYNEKWNGVQAGVFQHGHYFKKNISPYKVEGDPKSGLLPYISDEKIAPNGSGDSKIQAYCFRMCLSANPDNRIPFEKPEGYDVANYELLARVYKAGWDETFDKYDPIPNKKTDTNNHGPFSTDFIGQNYDYPEATYERRKEIIKAHELYQKGLMYFLTNDPRVPADVRKEMSQWGLPKDEFKDNGGWPHQIYVREARRMISATVMNENHTMGITPVEQPVGMGSYALDSHNAQRYVKEDGFVQNEGDIGVHPKSPYSISYASIVPKKEECENLFVPVCLSSSHIAYGSIRMEPVFMILGQSAASAAVQAIDANVAVQDIDYAKLKEQLLKDKQKLQL, from the coding sequence ATGAAGAAGTATTTGATTTATCTAATTGCATTTTTCCTGATCGCCAGCGCCCCTTCCTGTTCTGAAAAGAAGAATGAAGAAGCAAAAGACGCCTTAACCGCAGACGTGATCATTTACGGAGGCACTTCTGCTGCTGTGACGGCAGCCGTGCAGGTGATTAAATCGGGTAAAACGGTGCTCGTGGTTTCGCCGGATAAGCACTTGGGCGGACTTTCTTCGGGAGGTCTGGGCTTTACAGATACGGGTAACAAATCTGTAATTGGCGGACTTGCGAGGGAGTTTTACCACAGGTTATACCAACATTACGATAAGCCTGAAACCTGGAAATGGCAGAAAAAAGAGGAATATGGCAACAAAGGCCAGGGAACACCTGCCATGGATGGCGCGGATCGCACCATGTGGATATTCGAGCCGCACGCCGCTGAGCAGGTTTTTGAGGATTTTGTAAAAGAAAACAACATTAAAATCTACCGCGACGAATGGCTGGACAGGGATAAAGGTGTAGAGAAAAAAGATGGCAGAATCGTTTCTATCAAAACACTTTCGGGAAAAACATTCTCCGGCAAAATGTTCATTGACGCCACTTATGAGGGTGATCTAATGGCTTCTGCGGGTGTAAAATACCACGTAGGACGCGAAGCCAACAGCGTTTATAATGAAAAATGGAACGGTGTGCAGGCAGGCGTTTTCCAGCATGGACATTATTTCAAGAAAAACATCAGCCCTTACAAAGTGGAAGGCGATCCGAAAAGCGGTTTGCTTCCTTATATCAGCGATGAGAAAATTGCGCCGAACGGATCGGGTGATAGCAAAATCCAGGCTTACTGCTTCCGCATGTGCCTTTCCGCAAATCCCGACAACCGAATTCCTTTTGAAAAACCGGAAGGCTATGACGTAGCCAACTATGAATTGCTGGCAAGGGTTTACAAAGCCGGCTGGGACGAAACCTTTGATAAATACGATCCGATCCCGAACAAAAAGACGGATACAAACAATCACGGCCCGTTCAGCACGGATTTTATTGGTCAAAACTATGATTACCCGGAAGCAACTTACGAGCGCAGAAAAGAGATCATTAAGGCGCATGAATTATATCAAAAAGGCCTCATGTATTTCTTAACCAATGATCCGCGCGTGCCTGCGGATGTGCGTAAGGAAATGAGCCAGTGGGGTTTGCCAAAAGACGAGTTTAAAGACAATGGCGGATGGCCACATCAGATTTATGTGCGCGAAGCACGCCGGATGATTTCTGCAACGGTAATGAATGAAAACCATACAATGGGTATAACGCCTGTGGAGCAACCGGTTGGAATGGGTTCTTATGCATTGGATTCGCACAATGCGCAGCGTTATGTGAAAGAAGATGGTTTCGTGCAAAATGAAGGTGACATTGGTGTGCACCCGAAGTCGCCTTACAGCATTTCCTATGCTTCCATCGTGCCCAAAAAAGAGGAATGCGAAAACCTTTTTGTGCCGGTTTGTCTGTCAAGCTCGCACATTGCTTATGGTTCGATCCGTATGGAGCCGGTTTTCATGATCCTTGGACAAAGCGCGGCCTCGGCTGCGGTGCAGGCGATTGATGCCAATGTGGCTGTGCAGGATATTGACTACGCCAAATTGAAAGAGCAGCTTTTAAAAGACAAACAAAAATTGCAATTGTAA
- a CDS encoding RagB/SusD family nutrient uptake outer membrane protein has product MKNIAICFILALSLSACDDVLKEEPKSLAAEVFYNTPDEARAAVNAIYGPMRGPNGLSTNYPAQQEGLPDYGNSRGSQTPVSLYQGLDNTNINRVGAIWDAFYQSIRNANIVIDNVPKATEIAEGDIAKFVAEAKYLRSLIYFAMVRNWGGVPLRTEANMTVTDVKRSSVEEVYELILSDALNAEQFLPDTPAEVGRPTKWAAKTLLSEIYMYREQWKESSERAKEVIASAKYSLVPVSVSEDFQKIYGPEVVSTPEEIFYFKFSRQQGFGLVGYAHRAIGQYRYYGPGGVYAQYTDSTSNSFIKTWDMKDLRKTHILYNVDVGLGPNTCLYRKFRDPVATDGGGNDYPWYRYADLLLFHAEAAARANNAPTADALESLNKVHRRAYGYNAETASPVDFKLAGQTLKTFIDLVVRERGYETMYEGKRWLDLKRLGIAKQRIKEVKNIDVADKHMMWPIPNSELLYNKALDPAKDQNPGY; this is encoded by the coding sequence ATGAAAAATATAGCTATTTGTTTTATCCTCGCCCTTTCCCTCTCGGCGTGTGATGACGTTTTGAAAGAAGAGCCGAAGTCGCTGGCTGCGGAGGTTTTTTACAACACACCTGATGAGGCGCGCGCTGCGGTGAATGCCATTTACGGGCCGATGCGCGGTCCCAATGGTTTGAGCACCAATTATCCCGCCCAGCAGGAAGGCTTGCCCGATTATGGAAATTCGAGGGGAAGTCAAACACCGGTCAGTTTGTATCAGGGATTGGACAACACCAATATTAACCGCGTAGGGGCAATCTGGGATGCCTTTTACCAATCCATCCGGAATGCCAACATTGTGATCGATAATGTGCCGAAAGCAACGGAGATAGCCGAAGGCGATATCGCCAAGTTTGTTGCGGAAGCCAAATATCTCCGTTCGCTGATCTATTTCGCAATGGTTCGTAACTGGGGCGGCGTTCCATTACGGACGGAAGCAAATATGACGGTTACAGATGTAAAGCGTTCCAGCGTGGAGGAAGTTTATGAGCTCATTTTGAGCGATGCGCTGAATGCTGAGCAGTTTCTGCCGGATACGCCTGCGGAGGTGGGGCGTCCTACCAAGTGGGCAGCCAAAACATTGCTTTCAGAAATCTATATGTATCGGGAGCAATGGAAGGAATCCAGCGAAAGAGCGAAAGAGGTGATTGCATCGGCTAAATATTCACTCGTGCCTGTCAGCGTTTCGGAAGATTTTCAGAAAATATACGGTCCTGAAGTAGTATCCACGCCCGAAGAGATCTTTTACTTTAAATTCTCTCGTCAGCAAGGTTTCGGGCTGGTGGGTTATGCGCACCGCGCCATTGGTCAGTATCGTTATTATGGGCCGGGCGGCGTTTATGCGCAGTATACCGATTCGACTTCCAATTCCTTTATCAAAACCTGGGATATGAAGGATCTTCGTAAAACGCATATCCTGTACAATGTGGATGTAGGACTTGGCCCAAACACCTGTTTATACAGAAAATTCCGCGATCCCGTGGCAACGGACGGAGGTGGAAATGACTATCCCTGGTATCGTTATGCCGATTTATTGCTCTTCCACGCAGAAGCCGCAGCCAGAGCCAACAATGCGCCGACAGCCGATGCTTTGGAAAGTCTGAACAAAGTCCACCGCAGAGCATATGGCTACAATGCAGAAACGGCTTCGCCTGTGGATTTCAAGCTGGCCGGACAAACTCTGAAAACATTCATCGACCTCGTAGTGCGCGAGCGTGGTTATGAAACCATGTACGAAGGCAAGCGCTGGCTCGACCTGAAACGCCTCGGCATCGCCAAGCAGCGCATTAAGGAAGTAAAGAACATTGATGTTGCCGACAAGCACATGATGTGGCCAATCCCGAATTCAGAATTGCTTTATAACAAGGCACTTGACCCTGCCAAAGATCAAAATCCAGGTTACTGA
- a CDS encoding TonB-dependent receptor, with amino-acid sequence MKKPFKYRQVLLWTMRITATQLIFAIWFIGTGFAHDSNAQSLLSQKITVVAAGSEVKKVLNQVEKQADVKFVFSSKLIKSARKVNVNATEKPLYEVLDQILTPLGLQYEVSGKIIILKRQDVLPTEIPVKSNAPKRNLTGKVVDEMNSPLPGVSIVVKGTQTGTTTDADGGFTLDVPDNAVLVLSFVGFVTKEVPVENQSTINITLQADVRALNELVVVGYGVVKKSDLTGSVASIKSAELNAYPATNLMQSLAGRATGVQISQNTGAPGSPISVRIRGTNSVQGGNEPLYVVDGFPYSGSPTLLNNADVESIEILKDASATAIYGSRGANGVVLITTKKGKSGRISVDLDSYVGFQKPRKKIEMMNAKEYAQFYNEQAANDGLAPHFTQDEINGFGEGTDWQDLALQTAAIQNHSVSVNGGNEKTRFSISGSNFNQGGIIIGSNYVRNSVRANLSTDFSKKFRFDINTILSRIDTDRKNSGGGNRGNTLISAMLSGYPTVPARLPEGGYSNLATVYSWGSNVITNPLNFIEQQTDHLRSNKVLANGALTYTPLEGLSIKISGGIENTDDRGDFYTTKKFVNSLGSAGINTTQTTSLLNENTVSYIKEIGKHNISAVAGFTYQDLTQTELNTTASGFVSDIQESFDVGAGATQGVPKSSYFKWSLLSYLARFNYSFNEKFLATVSFRADGSSRYTEGQKWGYFPSGSIAYRLSEEKFIQNIPFISDLKIRVGYGETGSTAIDPYYTLNQLASNKVVFGDALTTSYAPGVRLAGPLKWETTSQSDIGLDIGFFQNRFSLTFDYYIKNTRDLLNNVPLPSSLGYAYTIDNVGKVQNKGFEISANANVLTGAFKWNLSANASINKNKVLKLYGGNDVLGQAIDISVINDNVNVLREGESIGAFYGYIEKGYDETGKIVYEDFNGNGTRDIGDKRIIGNPNPKLIYGFNSTMNYKNFELNVFIQGTQGNDIFNLSSVNQTMDYGQALNMPREVFENHWTPTNTNAKYPLITGKVSQAQVSNRFVEDGSYLRFKNIQLSYNVPVKNIKWLTSAQIYVSGQNLITFTKYSWFDPEISSYGSSNSIRMGIDHYSYPTAKTTTIGLRVGF; translated from the coding sequence ATGAAAAAACCCTTTAAATACCGCCAGGTATTACTTTGGACGATGCGAATAACAGCTACACAATTGATATTTGCCATATGGTTCATTGGAACCGGCTTTGCCCACGACAGCAATGCGCAGTCGCTTCTGTCTCAGAAGATTACGGTGGTTGCCGCGGGCAGTGAAGTAAAAAAAGTCCTGAACCAGGTGGAAAAACAGGCCGATGTAAAATTCGTATTCAGCTCCAAACTGATCAAGTCGGCGAGAAAGGTGAATGTCAATGCCACCGAAAAGCCTTTGTACGAAGTCCTGGATCAGATATTAACGCCACTGGGGTTGCAATATGAAGTTTCGGGCAAGATTATCATCCTTAAAAGGCAGGATGTGCTGCCGACAGAAATCCCTGTAAAAAGCAACGCGCCCAAGCGCAACCTTACGGGCAAAGTCGTGGACGAAATGAACTCGCCGCTTCCGGGAGTGAGCATCGTGGTGAAGGGCACGCAAACCGGCACAACGACCGACGCCGATGGCGGCTTCACGCTCGATGTGCCTGATAATGCGGTGCTTGTATTGAGTTTTGTAGGCTTTGTGACCAAGGAAGTTCCTGTCGAAAACCAAAGTACGATTAACATTACACTTCAAGCCGACGTAAGAGCCTTGAACGAGCTCGTAGTTGTCGGTTATGGTGTTGTGAAAAAATCCGATTTGACCGGCTCGGTGGCTTCCATCAAGTCCGCTGAACTGAATGCTTACCCAGCCACTAACCTCATGCAATCACTTGCCGGACGTGCAACAGGCGTTCAGATTTCGCAAAACACAGGTGCGCCAGGCAGCCCTATCAGCGTCCGTATCCGGGGAACAAACTCTGTTCAAGGCGGTAATGAGCCGCTTTATGTGGTCGATGGTTTTCCTTATTCAGGCAGTCCCACATTGCTGAACAATGCAGACGTTGAATCCATTGAAATCCTGAAAGATGCTTCTGCAACAGCCATTTACGGTTCTAGAGGAGCGAATGGGGTTGTTTTGATCACCACTAAAAAAGGGAAGTCGGGCAGGATCAGTGTCGATCTGGACAGCTATGTAGGCTTTCAAAAGCCCAGGAAAAAAATTGAAATGATGAATGCAAAGGAATATGCACAATTCTACAATGAACAAGCTGCCAATGATGGACTTGCACCACATTTTACGCAAGATGAAATCAATGGTTTCGGTGAAGGAACCGACTGGCAGGATCTGGCGCTCCAAACAGCTGCCATTCAAAACCACTCCGTTTCGGTAAATGGCGGCAATGAAAAAACCCGCTTTTCAATTTCAGGAAGCAATTTCAATCAGGGCGGGATCATTATTGGTAGTAATTATGTCCGTAACTCCGTCAGAGCGAACCTGAGCACTGATTTCAGCAAAAAATTCAGGTTTGATATCAACACGATCCTGAGCCGCATTGACACGGACCGCAAGAACTCAGGCGGTGGAAACCGGGGTAACACATTAATTTCGGCCATGCTTTCGGGTTACCCGACTGTTCCGGCGCGTTTGCCAGAGGGTGGTTATTCCAATTTGGCTACGGTTTATTCCTGGGGTTCCAATGTAATCACCAATCCGCTGAACTTCATCGAGCAGCAAACGGACCATCTTCGTTCCAATAAAGTGCTTGCCAACGGAGCGCTTACTTACACGCCGCTGGAAGGGCTTTCGATCAAAATTTCAGGCGGGATCGAGAATACGGACGACCGGGGCGACTTTTATACGACCAAGAAATTTGTGAATTCGCTGGGATCTGCTGGCATCAATACGACTCAGACAACCAGCTTGCTGAACGAAAATACGGTGAGTTATATCAAAGAGATCGGCAAGCACAATATCTCCGCTGTCGCTGGTTTTACTTATCAGGATCTGACCCAAACAGAGCTGAACACAACTGCAAGCGGTTTTGTGAGTGACATTCAGGAATCGTTTGATGTGGGTGCTGGTGCAACGCAGGGTGTGCCGAAATCCAGTTATTTCAAATGGTCATTATTGTCCTATCTGGCACGTTTTAATTATTCCTTTAATGAAAAATTCCTGGCTACGGTCAGTTTCCGCGCCGATGGTTCTTCGCGATACACCGAAGGGCAGAAATGGGGTTATTTTCCGTCGGGCTCCATTGCTTATCGTTTGTCGGAGGAGAAATTTATCCAAAACATTCCCTTCATTTCCGACCTGAAAATCCGCGTTGGTTATGGTGAAACGGGAAGCACGGCAATTGATCCATATTATACTTTAAATCAGCTGGCTTCGAACAAAGTGGTTTTTGGAGATGCTTTAACAACTTCCTACGCGCCGGGTGTACGCCTTGCAGGACCGCTGAAATGGGAAACTACATCGCAATCGGACATTGGATTAGACATTGGTTTTTTTCAAAACCGCTTCTCGCTGACTTTTGATTATTATATCAAAAACACGAGAGATCTGCTGAATAATGTACCATTGCCATCCTCACTGGGTTATGCTTACACCATTGATAATGTGGGAAAAGTACAGAACAAAGGTTTTGAAATCTCTGCCAATGCCAATGTGCTGACCGGCGCTTTCAAATGGAATTTGTCCGCCAATGCATCCATCAATAAAAACAAAGTCTTGAAATTATACGGAGGCAATGATGTTTTAGGTCAGGCGATCGATATTTCGGTAATCAATGACAATGTGAATGTGTTGCGCGAAGGCGAGTCGATCGGTGCTTTTTACGGCTATATCGAAAAAGGTTATGACGAAACCGGCAAGATCGTTTACGAAGATTTCAACGGAAACGGCACGCGTGACATTGGTGACAAGCGCATCATTGGTAACCCGAATCCGAAGCTGATCTACGGTTTTAACTCAACGATGAACTACAAAAATTTTGAGTTGAATGTGTTTATCCAAGGCACGCAGGGCAATGATATCTTCAATCTGAGCTCGGTAAACCAGACGATGGACTACGGTCAGGCACTGAATATGCCGCGCGAAGTTTTTGAAAACCACTGGACGCCAACGAACACAAATGCCAAATATCCATTGATTACGGGCAAAGTTTCACAGGCGCAGGTTTCCAATCGGTTTGTGGAAGATGGCTCTTATCTGCGTTTCAAGAACATTCAGTTGAGCTATAATGTGCCAGTTAAGAACATCAAATGGCTGACCAGCGCGCAGATTTACGTCAGCGGCCAAAACCTGATCACATTCACTAAATATTCCTGGTTTGATCCGGAAATCAGTTCCTATGGCAGCTCCAACTCAATCCGTATGGGCATTGACCATTACAGCTATCCTACTGCAAAAACGACCACCATTGGATTGCGCGTAGGTTTCTGA
- a CDS encoding FecR family protein — translation MDRYKDFTVEDFVWDTFFRQWVLSPTRETEDTWEGWIENNADAHEKVWQARSIVLSLRLNEPEISDPEITHIVEQTIGRIDASAKYPSFDETTRQPKVYRFPWLRIAASITFLLISGWIIYSLSTKKDTRKISFAKPIQEQESSITEKWNPSMKPMTVLLEDGSKVTIAANGRIRYANKFVAARREVFLEGEAFFDIAKDPERPFFVYSNGLITKVLGTSFTIKAYGNSNEVTVEVKTGRVSVFAESDPELEQKTSGRELQGVVLNPNQKIIYSREEIRMVKTLVEKPEIVVPKAEIPQFEFEDTPASEVFEKIGKAYGIEIRYDAEMLKDCPLTATLDNQTLHEKLFIICQAVEASYEILDGQIVIHSRGCKN, via the coding sequence ATGGATCGCTATAAAGATTTTACCGTTGAAGATTTTGTGTGGGATACTTTTTTTCGCCAATGGGTCCTTTCTCCCACGCGCGAGACAGAGGATACGTGGGAAGGATGGATTGAAAATAATGCGGATGCGCACGAGAAAGTCTGGCAGGCCAGGAGCATTGTGCTGTCGTTACGCTTGAATGAACCGGAAATTAGCGATCCCGAGATCACACACATTGTTGAGCAAACCATTGGCAGAATTGATGCTTCTGCAAAATATCCTTCATTTGATGAAACCACAAGGCAGCCGAAAGTATATCGTTTTCCATGGCTCCGCATTGCTGCATCCATTACGTTTCTCCTTATTTCCGGCTGGATTATTTATTCTCTTTCAACTAAAAAGGACACCCGTAAAATCAGTTTTGCGAAACCCATTCAAGAGCAGGAGAGTAGCATAACCGAGAAATGGAATCCATCCATGAAGCCAATGACCGTGCTTTTGGAGGATGGCAGCAAAGTGACCATCGCCGCGAATGGCCGCATCCGGTATGCTAACAAATTCGTAGCCGCCAGGCGGGAAGTTTTTCTGGAAGGAGAGGCATTTTTCGACATTGCCAAAGACCCTGAGCGCCCATTTTTTGTTTATTCCAACGGTTTGATAACCAAAGTTCTGGGAACCAGCTTTACCATTAAAGCTTACGGAAATTCCAATGAAGTCACTGTGGAAGTAAAGACGGGACGCGTTTCGGTTTTTGCCGAGTCAGATCCTGAATTGGAACAAAAAACGTCAGGACGAGAGCTGCAAGGCGTTGTGCTGAATCCAAATCAGAAGATAATCTATTCCCGTGAAGAGATTAGAATGGTGAAAACGCTGGTCGAAAAGCCGGAGATAGTCGTCCCCAAAGCAGAGATCCCGCAGTTTGAATTTGAAGATACGCCGGCAAGCGAAGTTTTTGAAAAGATCGGAAAAGCCTATGGCATCGAGATCCGCTATGACGCGGAAATGTTAAAAGACTGCCCGCTTACGGCAACGCTTGATAATCAAACACTTCACGAGAAGCTTTTCATTATTTGCCAGGCAGTTGAGGCCAGTTATGAAATCCTTGACGGCCAGATCGTGATCCATAGCAGAGGATGTAAAAATTAG
- a CDS encoding RNA polymerase sigma factor, whose amino-acid sequence MKPHSQPPQSADDDVLWRQFLSGNVAAFEQLMSSHFRVLFHYGCKFSRDKEFVKDSVQDLFLHLWEKRENLSAEVAVRPYMMASLRRLMHRSVSSRSWVGEENTEQADEAFDLEFSVEQQYINNESTLVRTRQLEKLLLELPKRQKEVIYLKYFQELDREQISEIMAVSPQTVSNLLQIAIKQLKKHWKAEFLTFFLIHLFI is encoded by the coding sequence ATGAAACCACATTCTCAGCCTCCTCAATCTGCTGATGACGATGTGCTCTGGCGGCAATTTCTTTCTGGAAATGTAGCTGCATTTGAGCAACTGATGTCATCACATTTTCGCGTGCTTTTCCATTACGGGTGCAAATTTTCCAGGGATAAAGAGTTTGTAAAGGATTCGGTCCAGGATCTGTTTCTGCATTTGTGGGAAAAGCGCGAAAATTTAAGTGCTGAGGTGGCGGTCCGGCCCTACATGATGGCTTCGCTGCGCCGGTTAATGCACAGGAGTGTCTCCTCTAGATCATGGGTGGGGGAGGAAAACACGGAGCAGGCCGACGAAGCATTTGACCTCGAATTTTCGGTTGAACAGCAATACATCAACAACGAATCGACGCTTGTGCGGACGCGGCAGCTCGAAAAGTTGCTACTGGAACTTCCTAAGCGGCAAAAAGAAGTTATTTATCTCAAATATTTTCAGGAGCTAGACCGCGAGCAGATCTCCGAGATCATGGCCGTTTCCCCGCAAACCGTTTCCAACTTACTGCAGATTGCTATCAAACAGTTGAAAAAACACTGGAAAGCTGAATTTCTCACCTTCTTTCTGATCCATTTATTTATATAA
- a CDS encoding T9SS type A sorting domain-containing protein — protein sequence MTSHFFQFARVFALVLLSALFQNAHAQTVYFHQDFSKSGPFVKADPDSGQFSHIVETVPTLSFSKFSKGFMDLVRTQEDSATGGIIRVLRATPFEPDPETLFIQIALSAESVQSPALNAMYFYVGEDFNPDNHSFPGNALMFAKFSLNFMEGGFSIKDFATQNTSKTIAKKKRVTLTWVLNNSKKLLSYNISSNHAVIHHALPGTYDLWVDDEPVSLNSPAYPGNSLYSDRKLSNFEMRFRNGQGKIRIHEIMIRNGVSELKAGEVLVTPNPATRKSIMLRAENVEKSSLRLFNMWGRDLNIATTIISADKIEIHSTEEMSSGMYIVSFENKQHQKRSVRVMVE from the coding sequence ATGACGTCACATTTCTTTCAGTTTGCCAGAGTTTTTGCACTTGTTTTGTTGTCTGCGTTGTTTCAAAACGCACATGCGCAGACCGTTTACTTTCATCAGGATTTTTCGAAATCAGGGCCATTTGTGAAGGCAGACCCTGATTCCGGGCAGTTTAGTCACATTGTTGAGACGGTTCCTACGCTTTCATTTTCTAAGTTTTCCAAAGGTTTCATGGATCTCGTGCGTACGCAGGAGGACTCTGCTACGGGTGGAATCATTCGTGTCCTGCGGGCGACACCTTTCGAGCCTGATCCCGAAACATTGTTTATCCAAATTGCCCTCAGCGCGGAGTCTGTGCAGTCGCCCGCTTTGAATGCAATGTATTTTTATGTGGGTGAAGATTTCAATCCGGATAACCATTCTTTTCCTGGCAATGCATTGATGTTCGCCAAGTTTTCGCTCAATTTTATGGAAGGCGGATTTTCGATCAAAGATTTTGCAACGCAGAACACCAGCAAGACCATCGCTAAAAAGAAGCGGGTTACACTGACCTGGGTGCTGAATAATTCGAAGAAGTTGCTGAGTTACAACATCTCTTCCAATCATGCGGTCATACATCATGCATTGCCGGGAACCTATGACTTGTGGGTTGATGATGAGCCTGTCAGCCTTAATAGTCCGGCCTATCCGGGTAACTCGCTCTATTCTGATCGTAAACTTTCCAATTTTGAAATGCGGTTCAGGAACGGACAAGGGAAAATTCGTATCCATGAAATAATGATCCGCAATGGCGTGTCGGAACTGAAAGCGGGCGAAGTGCTCGTCACACCTAATCCCGCCACGCGAAAGTCGATCATGTTGAGAGCTGAAAATGTTGAAAAGTCATCGCTGAGACTTTTTAATATGTGGGGAAGAGATTTGAACATTGCGACAACGATCATTTCCGCTGATAAGATCGAGATCCATTCGACCGAGGAGATGTCATCGGGAATGTACATTGTTTCATTTGAAAATAAGCAGCATCAAAAAAGATCGGTCAGGGTGATGGTGGAGTGA